A single genomic interval of Arthrobacter sp. NicSoilB8 harbors:
- a CDS encoding ABC transporter substrate-binding protein translates to MRQRRRTWQTLLATTASLTVAAVALTGCGGTATDAKSAPKAAASFEGKGPINYVSNRDASGAANKSIEEWNAAHPEEKVTFIELPDSADQQRQQLIQNAQIKSDTFSVLNLDVVWTSEFAANKWIMPLPADAIPTDKMIPATVNAATYRDSLVGAPYYTDGALFYFRSDLLKAAGIAAPPKTWDEMKTACKAILALPQAAGMSCYAGQFDKNEALTVNFSEAVASAGGTVVDAEGKPTVNTPEAKKGLNLLVDGFKEGLFPSDAITYLEEQGRRAFQDGKLVFLRNWPFLHASLSATDGSSKVAGKFGITSIPGTDGPGVSTLGGRSLAISPFTANKATALEFIKFFTSERQAKKRLALSSRAPAYASLYADPAVVAKRPFFPTLLTSLNNAQPRPKVVQYGATTKAIQEEAYAAITGKKDTDTALNDMQAKLTELSAK, encoded by the coding sequence ATGAGGCAGCGCCGCCGCACCTGGCAGACTCTTCTCGCCACCACCGCATCCCTGACCGTCGCCGCCGTCGCCCTCACCGGCTGCGGCGGGACCGCCACGGACGCGAAGAGCGCCCCGAAGGCCGCCGCGTCCTTCGAGGGCAAGGGCCCCATCAACTACGTCTCCAACCGCGACGCTTCCGGCGCCGCGAACAAGAGCATCGAGGAATGGAACGCCGCCCATCCGGAGGAGAAGGTCACGTTCATCGAACTGCCGGACTCCGCGGACCAGCAGCGCCAGCAGCTCATCCAGAACGCCCAGATCAAGTCGGATACCTTCAGCGTGCTGAACCTGGACGTCGTCTGGACCTCCGAGTTCGCCGCCAACAAGTGGATCATGCCGCTGCCCGCGGACGCGATCCCCACGGACAAGATGATCCCCGCCACCGTCAACGCCGCGACGTACCGGGACTCCCTGGTCGGCGCCCCGTATTACACCGACGGCGCGCTGTTCTACTTCCGCTCGGACCTGCTCAAGGCCGCCGGCATCGCCGCCCCGCCCAAGACCTGGGACGAGATGAAGACCGCCTGCAAGGCCATCCTGGCCCTCCCCCAGGCCGCGGGCATGTCCTGCTACGCCGGCCAGTTCGACAAGAACGAGGCCCTCACGGTCAACTTCTCCGAGGCCGTGGCCTCCGCCGGCGGCACCGTGGTGGACGCCGAGGGCAAGCCCACCGTCAACACCCCCGAGGCCAAGAAGGGCCTGAACCTGCTGGTGGACGGCTTCAAGGAAGGCCTCTTCCCCTCCGACGCCATCACCTACCTCGAAGAGCAGGGCCGCCGCGCGTTCCAGGACGGCAAGCTGGTCTTCCTGCGCAACTGGCCCTTCCTGCACGCCTCCCTGAGCGCCACGGACGGCTCCAGCAAGGTGGCCGGCAAGTTCGGCATCACCTCCATCCCGGGCACCGACGGCCCCGGCGTCTCCACCCTCGGCGGCCGCAGCCTCGCCATCTCGCCCTTCACCGCCAACAAGGCCACCGCCCTGGAATTCATCAAGTTCTTCACCAGCGAAAGGCAGGCCAAGAAGCGCCTCGCCCTGTCCTCCCGCGCCCCGGCGTACGCCTCCCTTTACGCGGACCCCGCCGTCGTCGCCAAGCGCCCGTTCTTCCCCACCCTGCTGACCTCGCTGAACAACGCCCAGCCCCGCCCCAAGGTGGTTCAGTACGGCGCCACCACCAAGGCGATCCAGGAAGAGGCGTACGCGGCCATCACCGGCAAGAAGGACACGGACACGGCCCTGAACGACATGCAGGCCAAGCTCACCGAGCTCTCCGCCAAGTAA
- a CDS encoding substrate-binding domain-containing protein, protein MVTIRDVAKHAGVSPATVSRVVNGLVGYSDETRERVETAVKSLSYETDYLARGLKTRQTSVIGLLAPMVSDALASQVMQGVEEEAQERGYAVMLGRTGAKSAYIAGYLRTLRTYRAAGVILISAVITPETRQLLGPNVPIISVAISDKSGSPSVAIDDEQAAYDATRHLLRLGHRCIGLLTGDPASVYVAQPRKRGYLRAMTEANCTPITATGSFFYESGAAGADALLQQAPGLTAIFAMSDEMGAAVVNELQRRGLRVPEDVSVLGFDNTSTSLHVNPPLSTMAQPLEDMGRMAVKKLLRSRDLGPKIMPHRLIERGSTAPPNSTPAGTPAPTS, encoded by the coding sequence GTGGTCACCATCCGCGATGTCGCCAAGCACGCCGGCGTCTCCCCGGCCACCGTTTCCCGGGTTGTCAACGGGCTGGTGGGCTACTCAGACGAGACGCGGGAACGCGTCGAAACTGCGGTCAAGAGCCTCAGCTACGAGACGGACTACCTCGCCCGGGGCCTGAAGACCCGGCAAACGTCCGTTATCGGGCTGCTCGCCCCCATGGTCTCCGACGCCCTGGCCTCCCAGGTCATGCAGGGCGTGGAGGAGGAAGCCCAGGAACGCGGCTACGCCGTGATGCTCGGCCGCACCGGCGCCAAGTCCGCCTACATCGCGGGCTACCTTCGGACCCTGCGCACCTACCGGGCCGCCGGCGTCATCCTCATCTCCGCGGTGATCACGCCGGAGACCAGGCAGCTGCTGGGGCCCAACGTCCCCATCATCTCTGTCGCCATCAGCGACAAGTCGGGCTCCCCCAGTGTGGCCATCGACGACGAGCAGGCAGCATACGACGCGACCCGTCACCTGCTGCGGCTCGGCCACCGGTGCATCGGCCTCCTGACCGGGGATCCGGCGTCGGTCTATGTTGCCCAGCCCCGCAAACGCGGGTATCTGCGCGCCATGACCGAAGCGAACTGCACGCCCATCACTGCGACCGGCAGCTTCTTCTACGAAAGCGGCGCCGCCGGCGCGGACGCATTGTTGCAGCAGGCCCCCGGCCTCACCGCGATCTTCGCGATGAGCGACGAGATGGGCGCCGCCGTCGTCAATGAACTGCAGCGGCGCGGGCTCCGGGTGCCGGAGGATGTCTCCGTCCTGGGCTTCGACAATACCTCCACCTCCCTGCACGTGAACCCACCCCTGAGCACAATGGCCCAGCCGCTCGAGGACATGGGGCGGATGGCCGTGAAAAAGCTGCTCCGCTCCCGCGACCTGGGGCCGAAGATCATGCCGCACCGGCTGATCGAGCGCGGCTCCACCGCGCCGCCCAACTCAACACCGGCCGGCACCCCAGCACCCACCAGCTAG
- a CDS encoding endonuclease NucS domain-containing protein, with protein sequence MAVELGLWRVDDVPRRIPMTAMPLESKLESLILQDPEILEAKLLLIGSQVPTGYGKFIDILGVDSEGTLHILELKRDRTPREVVAQTLDYASWVEGLGNEEVRSIFESGHPGKNFDEEFASRFDGAPVPDELNSSHNMTIVASDLDPSTQRIVSYLNRSHGVPINAMIFRYFVDEGHEYLARTWLIDEDTPVPAGVGTKGSTRAAWNGQDWYVAFGTDGASRSWADASTYGFVSAGGADWYSRTLKSLPLGARVFVHVPKKGYVGVGTVAGKAMPADSAELQIQGETRPFRSLSLEGLYAHPDAGEGVDTAEYVVPIKWTDTVLIEDAYWREGMFANQNSACKLRNQFTIDELSRRFGLAARQ encoded by the coding sequence ATGGCTGTAGAGCTTGGTCTTTGGCGGGTTGATGACGTTCCGCGGAGAATTCCGATGACAGCAATGCCGCTGGAATCGAAGCTAGAAAGCCTCATTCTTCAAGATCCGGAGATCCTCGAAGCAAAACTGCTGCTAATCGGGAGTCAGGTACCTACGGGATATGGGAAGTTCATAGATATTCTGGGTGTGGATTCGGAAGGAACGCTCCACATCTTGGAGCTAAAGAGAGACCGAACCCCCCGGGAAGTTGTTGCCCAAACACTCGATTACGCCTCATGGGTGGAAGGCCTCGGCAACGAGGAAGTTCGGAGCATATTTGAAAGCGGGCATCCCGGGAAGAACTTCGACGAGGAGTTTGCCAGTCGTTTTGACGGGGCTCCGGTTCCTGACGAGCTAAATTCGAGTCACAATATGACCATTGTGGCCAGCGACCTGGATCCCAGTACCCAGCGGATCGTGTCATATCTCAATCGGTCCCACGGCGTACCGATCAACGCCATGATCTTTCGGTATTTTGTCGACGAAGGCCACGAGTACCTGGCGCGGACATGGCTGATTGACGAGGACACTCCAGTGCCTGCAGGAGTCGGAACCAAGGGTTCCACACGGGCTGCCTGGAATGGCCAGGATTGGTACGTAGCATTCGGAACCGATGGTGCGTCGCGCTCGTGGGCGGACGCGTCAACATATGGATTCGTCTCCGCGGGTGGCGCAGACTGGTACTCAAGGACCCTGAAGAGCCTTCCCTTGGGGGCACGCGTTTTTGTCCATGTTCCAAAAAAGGGGTATGTGGGCGTCGGCACCGTCGCGGGCAAGGCCATGCCAGCTGACTCTGCTGAATTGCAAATACAGGGGGAAACACGGCCCTTCCGCTCACTTAGTCTCGAGGGCTTGTACGCGCATCCGGACGCGGGCGAAGGTGTGGACACGGCAGAATACGTGGTTCCCATCAAATGGACCGACACCGTGCTCATCGAGGATGCATACTGGCGAGAAGGAATGTTCGCCAACCAGAACAGTGCCTGCAAACTAAGGAACCAGTTCACGATAGACGAGTTGTCGAGACGCTTTGGGTTGGCTGCACGCCAATAG
- a CDS encoding DEAD/DEAH box helicase has product MTNLIGGVAADQLPEGLYELLSTDLLAGRLDRAAELQPVFAEIEDENTPDILSRHVADAVRQALAAAKPTERVALTNRLLQELQHSDRIAEGPTQLQSLHLPDTLKRRNLRRPTTKLSDSALLTNSKDDPNLAAELRTEIESANTVDLLCAFVRWTGLRLLHPALEELKERGAKLRVITTTYMGATERRAIDELVTRYGAEVKISYETQATRLHAKAWLFRRDSGFDTAYVGSSNLSQAALLDGLEWNVRLSSVGTPALLNKFEVTFDSYWAQRAFQSYDPERDGEKLDAALERNGGRRTAIPGAATGLEVQPFLHQEEMLEDLEAERLKGFDHNLVVAATGTGKTVIAALDYKRLCEAAGRNLKLLFVAHRQEILKQAMRTYRDVMQDGAFGELYVGEHKPGQWKHIFASVQSLSSLGIEQLAPDFFDVVVIDEFHHAMAPTYRRLLDYLQPQQLLGLTATPERGDGVDVAKQFFDGRTASELRLWDALDADLLVPFHYFGVSDDVDLSQLEWKRGNYDTAQLNNLYTGNDARAAKVIRELTDKVTSTEQMRAIGFCVSVQHAHYMAEVFNRAGIASVAVDGGTDDADRAAALERLRAREINCIFAVDLFNEGLDLPQVDTILMLRPTQSATIFLQQLGRGLRRAEGKAVLTVMDFIGQQRREFRFDLRYRALTGYGRKELEKAVEDEFPYLPSGSQIVLDRVAQKVVLDNIKAQLRFNRAQLVRDIASYAETELHAYLERSGNDVKSIYRSTKDSWTGYLRTAGLIEGFSPLEAVITGRIQELSDADEKKLLSRVARLIHVDDPERADAYSMLVGADAPRYADLGMREQTFARMLFYTLWDDGGGFQSYDAGLDYLRGYQFVCSEIRQLVKLGAAASKHAAKGLGAGLQHVPLLSHATYRREEILAALQYGSLELGKNVQHREGVAWCPATSTDAFFVTLNKDIKKHSATTMYRDYAISPELFHWESQNATPAHSPVALRYLDRASHGSLILLFTRATEKDETGLTMPYSCLGQLDYVQHKGEKPIAVTWKLHRPMPADVFATAAAVAQ; this is encoded by the coding sequence GTGACTAATTTAATTGGGGGCGTGGCAGCGGACCAGCTGCCTGAGGGCTTGTACGAATTGCTCAGCACCGACCTACTTGCCGGGCGACTAGACCGAGCGGCAGAACTTCAACCAGTCTTCGCAGAAATCGAAGACGAGAACACTCCGGATATCCTTTCCCGCCACGTCGCCGACGCCGTCCGCCAAGCCCTTGCGGCAGCCAAACCCACGGAAAGAGTGGCCCTCACAAACAGGCTCCTCCAAGAGCTGCAGCACAGCGATCGCATCGCTGAAGGCCCCACCCAGCTTCAGTCCCTCCACCTCCCAGACACGCTCAAACGCCGCAACTTGCGCCGCCCCACCACCAAGCTAAGCGACTCGGCCCTGCTCACGAACAGCAAGGACGATCCGAATCTCGCGGCCGAGCTGAGGACCGAAATTGAGTCCGCCAACACGGTGGATCTGCTCTGCGCTTTCGTCCGCTGGACAGGCCTCCGCCTGCTCCATCCGGCGCTTGAGGAACTCAAGGAGCGCGGCGCCAAACTCCGCGTCATCACCACGACTTACATGGGCGCCACAGAACGCCGCGCCATCGACGAGCTCGTGACCCGGTACGGGGCCGAGGTGAAGATCAGCTATGAAACCCAGGCGACGCGACTGCACGCCAAGGCCTGGCTGTTCCGCCGCGACTCAGGATTTGATACCGCATATGTCGGCAGCTCGAACCTCAGCCAAGCGGCTCTCCTCGATGGCCTCGAATGGAACGTCCGGCTCAGCTCTGTCGGCACGCCGGCTCTGCTGAACAAGTTCGAGGTCACCTTCGACAGTTACTGGGCGCAGCGCGCCTTCCAGAGCTACGATCCGGAACGCGACGGCGAAAAGTTGGATGCCGCCCTGGAACGCAACGGCGGCCGGCGGACGGCAATCCCCGGGGCAGCCACCGGGCTCGAGGTCCAGCCGTTCCTCCATCAGGAGGAGATGCTTGAAGACCTGGAGGCCGAGCGGCTCAAGGGTTTCGACCACAACCTCGTGGTCGCAGCGACAGGTACGGGGAAGACCGTCATCGCAGCCCTGGACTACAAGCGCCTGTGTGAGGCGGCCGGCCGTAATCTGAAGCTGCTCTTTGTCGCCCACCGCCAGGAAATCCTAAAACAGGCCATGCGCACCTACCGTGACGTCATGCAGGACGGCGCCTTCGGCGAACTCTACGTCGGGGAACACAAACCCGGGCAGTGGAAGCACATATTCGCCTCCGTCCAGTCGCTATCATCGCTGGGCATTGAACAGCTGGCACCGGACTTCTTCGACGTCGTCGTCATCGATGAATTCCACCATGCCATGGCACCCACATACCGTCGGCTGCTGGACTACCTGCAGCCGCAGCAGCTCCTCGGACTGACTGCGACGCCGGAACGCGGCGACGGGGTCGACGTCGCCAAGCAGTTCTTCGATGGCCGGACCGCCAGTGAACTGCGCCTCTGGGACGCCCTGGACGCCGATTTGCTGGTGCCGTTCCACTACTTCGGCGTCTCCGACGACGTCGACCTCAGCCAGCTGGAATGGAAGCGCGGCAACTACGACACCGCTCAGCTGAACAACCTTTACACCGGCAATGACGCCCGCGCCGCCAAAGTGATCCGCGAACTCACCGACAAGGTCACTAGCACCGAGCAGATGAGGGCCATCGGCTTCTGCGTCTCGGTCCAGCACGCCCACTACATGGCCGAGGTGTTCAACCGCGCCGGCATCGCCTCTGTTGCCGTCGACGGCGGAACCGACGACGCCGACCGCGCGGCGGCGCTGGAGCGGCTCCGTGCCCGGGAGATCAACTGCATTTTCGCCGTCGACCTCTTCAACGAAGGCCTGGACCTGCCGCAGGTGGACACCATCCTGATGCTCCGGCCCACACAGAGCGCCACAATCTTCCTCCAGCAGCTGGGGCGCGGGCTTCGCCGAGCCGAGGGCAAGGCCGTGCTGACTGTCATGGACTTCATCGGCCAGCAGCGCCGTGAGTTCCGCTTCGATCTGCGCTACCGGGCGCTGACCGGCTACGGGCGCAAGGAACTGGAAAAGGCGGTCGAGGACGAGTTCCCGTACCTGCCGTCGGGCTCGCAGATAGTGCTGGACCGAGTGGCGCAGAAGGTGGTGCTGGACAACATCAAGGCGCAGCTGCGGTTCAACCGGGCGCAGCTTGTCCGAGACATCGCCTCCTACGCGGAGACCGAGCTGCATGCGTATCTCGAGCGGTCCGGGAACGACGTGAAGTCGATTTACCGGTCCACGAAGGACTCGTGGACCGGGTACTTGCGCACGGCCGGTTTGATCGAGGGGTTCTCTCCGCTGGAGGCAGTCATCACGGGGAGGATTCAAGAGCTCTCGGACGCCGACGAAAAAAAGCTCCTCAGCCGGGTGGCGCGTCTGATCCATGTAGACGATCCAGAACGCGCCGATGCCTACTCGATGCTCGTCGGCGCCGACGCTCCCCGCTACGCAGACCTCGGCATGCGCGAGCAGACCTTCGCCCGCATGCTGTTCTACACGCTTTGGGACGACGGCGGCGGCTTCCAGTCGTACGACGCCGGCCTGGACTATCTGCGCGGCTACCAGTTTGTCTGCAGCGAGATCCGCCAGCTCGTGAAGCTCGGCGCAGCCGCGTCAAAGCACGCCGCCAAGGGCCTCGGCGCGGGGCTGCAGCATGTTCCGCTGCTCTCGCACGCCACCTACCGGCGCGAGGAGATCCTGGCCGCGCTGCAGTACGGTTCGCTGGAGCTCGGCAAGAACGTCCAGCACCGCGAGGGCGTGGCCTGGTGTCCGGCGACGTCCACGGACGCCTTCTTCGTCACCCTGAACAAGGACATCAAGAAGCACTCGGCCACGACCATGTACAGGGACTATGCCATCAGTCCGGAGCTGTTCCACTGGGAATCGCAGAACGCTACGCCTGCCCATAGCCCAGTAGCTCTCCGCTACTTGGATAGAGCGTCTCATGGATCATTGATTCTCTTGTTCACCCGAGCGACCGAGAAAGACGAAACCGGGCTGACCATGCCCTACTCCTGCCTCGGGCAACTGGACTACGTCCAGCACAAGGGGGAGAAACCGATCGCGGTCACCTGGAAGTTGCATCGGCCGATGCCGGCGGATGTGTTTGCAACGGCTGCTGCGGTGGCCCAGTAG